From one Streptomyces sp. NBC_01478 genomic stretch:
- a CDS encoding ATP-binding SpoIIE family protein phosphatase, which yields MRTGEPLPAVGEVLAALATGLWHWDTATELVTVDAEAARLLGLPAEPTTLTEAQTRARLHPVDWNEIAGVVGLAVAEDTLAEVRVRIMDERGRVIRTVRSRSKPSYDPETRSFELIGTLQEVAEPTPGTPAGRTAVTGDWRRSREAFLLDAGRALAEARSTAEVLRVAAGLSMPGFSPDGLAVFGVSGDRLTIVGHHGHQPGDEDPFSHMSTVTDYPAAEVVRTGRAVYLSTPEQYKERYPVTWPLAQHFHRQSWAFLPLTVAGRTMGAWMAAFTHPVAFTPDERSVLTTVARMLAQALSRAGVAESERELTDGLQRSMLPTLGPEIPGMSVAARYIPTGGGLQVGGDWYDMIPLPGGTPSGGGRIALVIGDVQGHDVRAAGLMGQLRIALRAYASEGHRPDAVLSRASRFLHGITNGDAEKADPRFATCLYVEADPATGVLEIARAGHPDPAIRMADGTVLARPTAGGLPLGIDPDADYPTTTLALEPGETMMICTDGLIETGGHDLETGWQRIRTILEEHKGDLEELADALVQAVHGPSSHHTTGPLVDRREDDIAVLLLSREGESCGCGDTVTAPPTVRRTVLTVAQAEPERIAVARQQLRELLHDWTTADQVDSAVLLVSEMLTNVLVHTDADALLTAEVSGESGERRMRVEVTDAGDDLPHKRHPGELASSGRGLLLIELLAETWGVDPRGEGKSIWFELYESDGDGSGNGSGDGSGGVPEFGSWDA from the coding sequence ATGCGCACTGGTGAGCCCCTGCCCGCCGTGGGGGAGGTACTCGCCGCCCTCGCGACCGGCCTGTGGCATTGGGACACCGCCACGGAGCTGGTCACGGTGGACGCCGAGGCCGCACGGCTGCTCGGGCTGCCCGCCGAGCCGACCACCCTCACGGAGGCTCAGACCCGGGCCCGACTCCACCCCGTCGACTGGAACGAGATCGCCGGGGTCGTCGGCCTTGCCGTCGCCGAGGACACCCTCGCCGAGGTGCGAGTGCGGATCATGGACGAGCGGGGCCGGGTGATCCGCACCGTCCGCAGCCGTTCCAAGCCGTCCTACGACCCCGAGACCCGGTCGTTCGAGCTGATCGGAACCCTCCAGGAGGTCGCCGAGCCCACGCCGGGCACACCGGCCGGGCGGACGGCGGTCACCGGTGACTGGCGGCGCTCCCGCGAGGCGTTCCTGCTGGACGCGGGCCGGGCGCTGGCGGAGGCGCGGTCCACGGCGGAGGTGCTGCGGGTCGCGGCCGGCCTGTCGATGCCGGGCTTCTCACCGGACGGCCTCGCCGTGTTCGGCGTATCGGGCGACCGCCTCACGATCGTCGGCCACCACGGGCATCAGCCGGGCGACGAGGACCCGTTCTCGCACATGTCCACGGTGACCGACTACCCGGCCGCCGAGGTCGTCCGGACGGGCCGTGCCGTCTATCTGTCCACGCCCGAGCAGTACAAGGAGCGCTACCCGGTCACCTGGCCGCTCGCCCAGCACTTCCACCGGCAGTCCTGGGCGTTCCTGCCGCTGACCGTCGCCGGGCGCACGATGGGCGCCTGGATGGCCGCCTTCACCCACCCGGTGGCCTTCACGCCCGACGAGCGGTCCGTCCTCACCACGGTCGCCCGGATGCTCGCGCAGGCCCTGTCCCGCGCCGGGGTCGCCGAGTCCGAGCGCGAGCTGACCGACGGGCTCCAGCGCTCGATGCTGCCCACGCTGGGCCCGGAGATCCCGGGCATGAGCGTCGCCGCCCGCTACATCCCGACCGGCGGCGGGCTCCAGGTCGGCGGCGACTGGTACGACATGATTCCGCTGCCTGGGGGCACCCCCTCTGGGGGAGGCAGGATCGCGCTGGTCATCGGGGACGTACAGGGGCACGACGTGCGCGCCGCCGGGCTGATGGGGCAGCTCCGGATCGCCCTGCGCGCCTACGCCTCCGAAGGGCACCGGCCCGACGCGGTACTGTCCCGCGCCTCCCGCTTCCTGCACGGCATCACCAACGGCGACGCGGAGAAGGCCGACCCGCGCTTCGCGACCTGCCTGTACGTCGAGGCCGATCCGGCGACCGGCGTCCTGGAGATCGCCCGGGCCGGCCATCCCGACCCGGCGATACGCATGGCGGACGGGACGGTGCTGGCGCGGCCCACGGCGGGTGGTCTGCCGCTCGGCATCGACCCGGACGCCGACTATCCGACGACCACGCTCGCCCTGGAGCCCGGCGAGACCATGATGATCTGCACCGACGGGCTGATCGAGACCGGCGGCCATGACCTGGAGACGGGCTGGCAGCGCATCCGGACGATCCTGGAGGAGCACAAGGGCGACCTGGAGGAACTCGCCGACGCGCTCGTCCAGGCCGTCCACGGGCCCTCCTCGCACCACACCACGGGCCCGCTCGTGGACCGCCGCGAGGACGACATCGCCGTACTGCTGCTGTCCCGGGAGGGCGAGAGCTGCGGCTGCGGCGACACCGTGACCGCCCCGCCGACGGTCCGCCGCACGGTGCTCACGGTCGCGCAGGCCGAGCCCGAGCGGATCGCGGTGGCCCGGCAGCAACTGCGTGAGCTCCTCCACGACTGGACGACCGCCGACCAGGTCGACTCGGCGGTCCTGCTCGTCTCCGAGATGCTCACCAACGTTCTCGTGCACACCGACGCCGACGCGCTGCTGACCGCCGAGGTGTCCGGCGAGAGCGGTGAGCGGCGGATGCGGGTCGAGGTCACGGACGCCGGCGACGACCTCCCGCACAAGCGGCACCCCGGTGAACTGGCGTCCTCCGGGCGCGGGTTGCTGCTGATCGAGCTGCTCGCCGAGACCTGGGGCGTGGACCCGAGGGGCGAGGGCAAGAGCATCTGGTTCGAGCTCTACGAGTCCGACGGGGACGGCTCGGGGAACGGCTCCGGGGACGGCTCGGGCGGTGTCCCGGAGTTCGGGTCCTGGGACGCGTAG
- a CDS encoding intradiol ring-cleavage dioxygenase produces MDSEVPEDKGQLARRTVLVAGGVAVTAVGVAGALTVNASAQEATTAPATSTGDTCYTLTSELVEGPYYIDADKIRRDVTEDQEGIPLTLDLKVIDADTCRPLRNAAVDIWHCNATGVYSGYEAGGGGGPAPTGAPSGTPTGTPTGGPPPGGGGGHQEPTDDDRFLRGTWHTDRHGQVTFKTVFPGWYQGRCVHIHVKVHVDGEWTDAGYEGGHTCHTGQLFFDEKSVLASAVLEPYVSNTATRTTLTEDGIYPQNGHEGGLLYLKYDRRRIARGVRARLTLGVAPDETNDGTGGGGPGGPGPSASPSASPSATTG; encoded by the coding sequence ATGGATTCTGAAGTCCCCGAGGACAAGGGACAGTTGGCGCGTCGTACGGTCCTGGTCGCCGGAGGCGTGGCGGTGACGGCGGTGGGCGTCGCCGGAGCCCTCACGGTGAACGCCTCGGCGCAGGAGGCCACCACGGCGCCCGCGACCTCGACCGGGGACACCTGCTACACGCTCACCTCGGAGCTGGTCGAGGGCCCGTACTACATCGACGCCGACAAGATCCGCCGCGATGTGACGGAGGACCAGGAGGGCATCCCGCTCACCCTGGACCTCAAGGTGATCGACGCGGACACCTGCAGACCGCTGCGGAACGCGGCCGTCGACATCTGGCACTGCAACGCGACCGGCGTCTACTCCGGCTACGAGGCGGGCGGCGGTGGCGGCCCGGCCCCCACGGGCGCGCCCTCCGGCACTCCGACCGGCACCCCGACGGGTGGTCCGCCGCCCGGTGGTGGCGGAGGCCACCAGGAACCGACCGACGACGACCGTTTCCTGCGCGGCACCTGGCACACGGACCGCCATGGCCAGGTCACCTTCAAGACGGTCTTCCCCGGCTGGTACCAGGGCCGCTGCGTCCACATCCACGTCAAGGTCCACGTCGACGGCGAGTGGACGGACGCGGGCTACGAGGGCGGCCACACCTGCCACACGGGCCAGTTGTTCTTCGACGAGAAGTCGGTCCTGGCGTCGGCGGTCCTGGAGCCGTACGTCTCGAACACGGCGACCCGCACGACGCTCACCGAGGACGGGATCTACCCGCAGAACGGCCACGAGGGCGGCCTGCTGTACCTCAAGTACGACAGGCGGCGGATCGCGCGGGGCGTGCGGGCGCGGCTGACGCTGGGGGTGGCGCCGGACGAGACGAACGACGGCACGGGCGGGGGCGGCCCGGGAGGCCCGGGCCCGTCGGCGTCCCCTTCTGCCTCACCGTCGGCCACGACAGGCTGA
- a CDS encoding AI-2E family transporter, with protein MQLLPVSVRRLAAWCAVVLLVSGVGYVGIRLCAELKTAVTPVLLALLGTALLGPLYRRLVKAHVNRSVAAMITCVAVVAVVGGAVYIVVAALIDTGDQIVSSLKDAANSLSDHFGAAGTSLDDLASNAKELLAKFGGTAASNVISGVSVVGETIAMAVLALLLVFFFLRDSHRAAGLLRSLAPHGTADLVEAMARRAFEGVEGFMRGTTVIALIDALCIGIGLLVLDVPGAFGLAALVFVGAYLPYLGALISGAVAVLVALADRGVVIALWALGIVLAVQVLEGHVLQPMIQSRTVQMHPAVVMIAITAGASVAGVLGMLLAVPLTAAAFGVVHELRERYASQDPNSGTPPEPSPEPFPEPSPSDS; from the coding sequence GTGCAGCTCCTCCCGGTTTCCGTACGACGGCTCGCCGCCTGGTGCGCCGTCGTCCTGCTCGTCTCGGGGGTCGGCTACGTCGGGATCCGGCTCTGTGCCGAGTTGAAGACCGCCGTGACGCCCGTGCTGCTCGCGCTGCTCGGGACCGCGCTGCTCGGGCCGTTGTACCGGCGGCTGGTGAAGGCGCACGTGAACCGGTCGGTCGCCGCCATGATCACCTGTGTCGCGGTCGTCGCCGTCGTCGGCGGGGCCGTGTACATCGTGGTGGCCGCGCTGATCGACACCGGGGACCAGATCGTGTCCTCGCTCAAGGACGCGGCGAACTCCCTCTCCGACCACTTCGGGGCCGCCGGCACCTCGCTGGACGACCTCGCCTCCAACGCCAAGGAACTGCTCGCCAAGTTCGGCGGGACGGCCGCCTCGAACGTCATCAGCGGGGTCAGCGTCGTCGGCGAGACCATCGCCATGGCCGTCCTGGCGCTGCTGCTCGTCTTCTTCTTCCTCCGCGACTCCCACCGCGCCGCAGGCCTGCTGCGCTCGCTCGCCCCGCACGGCACCGCCGACCTCGTCGAGGCCATGGCCCGCCGGGCCTTCGAGGGCGTCGAGGGCTTCATGCGCGGGACCACCGTCATCGCCCTCATCGACGCCCTCTGTATCGGCATCGGGCTGCTCGTGCTGGACGTACCGGGGGCGTTCGGCCTGGCCGCGCTCGTCTTCGTCGGCGCCTATCTCCCCTACCTCGGCGCCCTCATCTCCGGCGCCGTCGCCGTGCTGGTCGCGCTCGCCGACCGGGGTGTCGTCATCGCGCTGTGGGCGCTGGGGATCGTCCTCGCCGTGCAGGTCCTTGAGGGACACGTCCTCCAGCCGATGATCCAGAGCCGGACCGTGCAGATGCACCCGGCGGTCGTGATGATCGCGATCACCGCGGGCGCCTCGGTCGCCGGCGTCCTCGGCATGCTGCTCGCGGTACCGCTGACCGCCGCCGCCTTCGGAGTCGTCCACGAACTGCGGGAGCGCTACGCGTCCCAGGACCCGAACTCCGGGACACCGCCCGAGCCGTCCCCGGAGCCGTTCCCCGAGCCGTCCCCGTCGGACTCGTAG
- the aspS gene encoding aspartate--tRNA ligase, giving the protein MHRYRSHTCGELRASDVGTDVRLSGWLHNRRDLGGILFIDLRDHYGITQLVARPGTPAYEALDKVTKESTVRVDGKVVSRGTDNVNPDLPTGEIEVEVGEVELLGAAAPLPFTINTEDGVNEERRLEYRFLDLRRERMHRNIMLRSSVIASIRSKMVALGFNEMATPILSATSPEGARDFVVPSRLNPGKFYALPQAPQQFKQLLMISGFDRYFQIAPCFRDEDARADRSPGEFYQLDVEMSFVEQEDVFQPIEKLMTELFEEFGGGQPVTSPFPRIPFRESMVKYGSDKPDLRAKLELTDITDVFEGSEFKAFAGKHVRALPVPDVASQSRKFFDQLGDFAVTLGAKGLAWVRVTEDGSLTGPIAKFLTEENVAELTKRLSLAPGHAVFFGAGEFEEVSKIMGAVRVEAAKRAGHFEEGVFRFCWIVDFPMYEKDEETGKIDFSHNPFSMPQGGLEALETQDPLDILGWQYDIVCNGVELSSGAIRNHEPDIMLKAFEIAGYDRDTVEEQFAGMLRAFRFGAPPHGGIAPGVDRIVMLLAEEPNIRETIAFPLNGNAQDLMMGAPTELDETRLRELHLSVRKPQPK; this is encoded by the coding sequence ATGCATCGGTACAGGTCCCACACCTGCGGCGAGCTCCGCGCCTCTGACGTCGGCACCGACGTCCGGCTGAGTGGCTGGCTGCACAATCGGCGCGACCTGGGCGGCATCCTCTTCATCGATCTGCGCGATCACTACGGCATCACGCAGCTCGTCGCCCGCCCCGGCACGCCCGCGTACGAGGCCCTCGACAAGGTCACCAAGGAGTCGACGGTCCGCGTCGACGGCAAGGTCGTCTCCCGCGGCACGGACAACGTGAACCCGGATCTGCCGACCGGCGAGATCGAGGTCGAGGTCGGCGAGGTCGAGCTGCTCGGCGCCGCCGCCCCGCTCCCCTTCACGATCAACACCGAGGACGGGGTCAACGAGGAGCGGCGCCTGGAGTACCGCTTCCTGGACCTGCGCCGCGAGCGCATGCACCGCAACATCATGCTGCGCTCCTCGGTGATCGCCTCGATCCGCTCGAAGATGGTCGCCCTCGGCTTCAACGAGATGGCCACCCCGATCCTCTCCGCGACCTCCCCCGAGGGCGCGCGCGACTTCGTGGTCCCGTCCCGCCTGAACCCGGGCAAGTTCTACGCCCTCCCGCAGGCACCGCAGCAGTTCAAGCAACTGCTGATGATCTCCGGCTTCGACCGCTACTTCCAGATCGCGCCCTGCTTCCGCGACGAGGACGCGCGTGCGGACCGCTCGCCGGGCGAGTTCTACCAGCTCGACGTCGAGATGAGCTTCGTGGAGCAGGAAGACGTCTTCCAGCCGATCGAGAAGCTCATGACCGAGCTGTTCGAGGAGTTCGGCGGCGGCCAGCCGGTCACCTCCCCCTTCCCGCGCATCCCGTTCCGCGAGTCGATGGTGAAGTACGGCTCCGACAAGCCGGACCTGCGCGCGAAGCTCGAACTGACCGACATCACGGACGTGTTCGAGGGCTCGGAGTTCAAGGCGTTCGCCGGCAAGCACGTACGCGCGCTGCCGGTACCGGACGTGGCGTCCCAGTCCCGCAAGTTCTTCGACCAGCTCGGCGATTTCGCGGTCACCCTCGGCGCGAAGGGCCTGGCCTGGGTCCGCGTGACCGAGGACGGCTCGCTGACGGGCCCGATCGCGAAGTTCCTCACGGAGGAGAACGTCGCGGAGCTGACGAAGCGCCTGTCGCTGGCCCCCGGGCACGCGGTCTTCTTCGGCGCGGGCGAGTTCGAAGAGGTCTCGAAGATCATGGGCGCGGTGCGGGTGGAAGCCGCGAAGCGCGCCGGGCACTTCGAGGAAGGCGTCTTCCGCTTCTGCTGGATCGTCGACTTCCCGATGTACGAGAAGGACGAGGAGACCGGGAAGATCGACTTCTCGCACAACCCGTTCTCGATGCCGCAGGGCGGCCTGGAGGCCCTGGAGACCCAGGACCCGCTGGACATCCTGGGCTGGCAGTACGACATCGTCTGCAACGGCGTCGAGCTGTCCTCCGGCGCGATCCGGAACCACGAGCCCGACATCATGCTCAAGGCCTTCGAGATCGCGGGCTACGACCGTGACACCGTCGAGGAGCAGTTCGCCGGCATGCTGCGCGCGTTCCGCTTCGGCGCCCCGCCGCACGGCGGGATCGCCCCCGGCGTCGACCGCATCGTCATGCTGCTCGCGGAGGAGCCGAACATCCGCGAGACGATCGCGTTCCCGCTCAACGGCAACGCCCAGGACCTGATGATGGGCGCGCCGACGGAGCTGGACGAGACGCGCCTGCGGGAGCTGCACCTGTCGGTGCGGAAGCCGCAGCCGAAGTAG